A window of Gemmatimonadota bacterium genomic DNA:
TGGTCGATGCGCGCCTCGCTCGCCTCCGCCCAGGCCGGGAGGACCCCCTCGGCCGCGGCGCCGACCAGCGGATGCGGGGCCGGCGCCGCCCCGGCCGAATCGGGCGCCGACGCGCTCAATCGAACCCCCTCCGCACGTACGGCTCCAGCACGGCCCGGTTCCTGATGCGTGCCCTGGCGATGTAGTTCCAGCCCTTCAGCTCCACGCCGGACCCGACCTGCGCATCGACGAGCCTGCACCCCGGACCAATCACGGACTCCGAGCCGATGCTCGTGTCCCCTTCCAGCACCACCGCCGGGTAGATCACCGTGTCCACGCCGATGGTCACGTCCACGTCCACCACCACGGTCGCCGGCGCCAAAAAGGTCGCGCCGCGCTCGGTCAGCAGCTCCACGAGGCGCGCCCGGATCAGCGCCGCGGCGCGGACCAACGACGGCCGATCCCGCACGATGAAGCCGGGCACGGGCGCCGTCGAAGCGACGTCGTCGAGGCCGTCTCCGAGCTTCTCGAGATCCGGCTCCCCGGCCTCGGCCGCGCGCTCTACGCCGAACCAGGCCGCGATCGTTTCGCCGGCGGCGGACCGGATCCTCCGGTCGAGCGGGCCAGCGACCAGCTCGCGCAGCGCCGGCCCGAGCCCCGCCGCCGCGGCATCGACCACCAGCACCCGCGTGACCTCCGCTCCCAGTTCGGCGACCAACTCGGTCCAGGCCGCGGCGGGGTCCGGATCCGCCCGGCACACGCGAGCGGGGAGTTCCCCCGCGATGGTCGCCCCCACGTTCTGGTCGCTGAGAAGCGTGACCGAGTCTGCGGGCTCTTCGGCGTCGAAAAGCGAGCGCAGGACGTGCCACGACAGACACCGTCCGCCCACCGGGTGGAGATAGGTCGGCACACGGGACCCCAGCTCGTCCTCGCCCGGCCCACGCAGCGCCAACGCGATCCCGGCCCAGCCGCTCACGAGGCCCTCACAGCTCCACGTTGTCGATCAGGCGCGTCGCGCCGGCGAACGCCGCGACCGCCAGCACGCACCCGGGCGCCGCGACCGCGGCGCGCTCCAGCGTGTCGGGGTGCACGAGCTCCACGTACTGCGCCTCCATGTTCGCGCGGGACTCGATCTCTTCGCGCACGATGCGCTCGAGCCGCGCGCCACCCGTCTCTCCGCCGGAGAAGGCGTCGCGCGCGGCGAAAAGCCCCGCGGAGAGAGAGCGCGCCGAGGCCCTCTCTGCGGGCGCCAGCAGCGCGTTGCGCGAGCTCAGGGCCAGCCCATCGGCCTCGCGCACGATGGGCGCCAGATCGACGCGCACCTCCATGTCCAGGTCTCGCGCCATCCAGCGGACGAGCACGGCCTGCTGATAGTCCTTGCGCCCGAACACCGCGACGTCCGGACGGACGATCTGGAACAGCTTGGCGACCAACGTGAGCACGCCCCGGAAATGCCCGGGGCGAGTTGCGCCGCACAGCCGGTCGGCGAGCGGACCCGGCGCCACGGTCACGAGCGGCGGGCCGCCCGGGTACATCTCCGCGGAGGCGGGCGCGAACACCGCGTCCACGCCACGCTCCCGAGCGATTTCCACATCCCGATCGAGGTCGCGCGGGTAGCGGTCCAGGTCCTCGTCGGGTCCGAACTGCAGCGGATTCACGAAGATCGACAGCACCACGCGGGCGGCCACCTCGCGCGCGTGATCCACGAGCGACAGGTGGCCCTCGTGCAGAGAGCCCATGGTGGGCACCAGGGCTAGGGAGGCCCCCTCGGCGCGCTCCTCTTCCACGAGCGCGCGCACGCCGGCGATGGTGTCGGCGATCCTCAATCGAAGCTGTGCTGGTCTTCCGGATACTCCCCGGAGCGCACCGCCTGCGCGTAGGCGGTGACCGCCGCCCGGGCGGCCTCCCCGAGGCGCCCGAAGCGGCGCAGGAACTTGGGCTCGAAGCCCTCGTTGAGCCCGAGCATGTCGTGCAGGACGAGAACCTGTCCGTCCACGTCGGGGCCGGCGCCGATGCCTATCGTGGGTATCTCCAGCGCGCGCGTCACCTCTCCGGCGAGGGCGCGCGGCAGCAGCTCCAGCACGACGGAGAAGCAACCCGCATCCTCGAGAGCGGCGGCCTCGGCGCGGATGCGAGCCGCGTCTTCCTCGCCCCTGCCCTGCACTCGATACCCGCCCAGCGCGTGCACCGACTGCGGCGTGAGGCCGAGGTGCCCCATCACCGGAATGCCGGCCTCGACGAGCGCGCGGATGTGTTCGACGACGGCTACGCCACCGCCCTCCAGCTTCACCGCCTGCGCACCGGTCTCCTGCATGACGCGACCCGCGTTTCTGATGGTGTCCGCCGGCGACACCTGGAAGGTCAGGAAGGGCATGTCCACGACGAGCAGAGCCCTGCTCACTCCGCGCCGTACCGCGGACGCGTGGTGGATCATCGCGTCGAGCGTGACGGGGATGGTGGAATCGAACCCGCACACGACCTGGCCCAGGGAGTCGCCCACCAGAATCACGTCCACGTCGGACTCGTCCAGCAGCCGACCGAACAGCGCGTCGTAGGCCGTCAGGCACACTATCGCCCGCCCCTCCTCCTTCATCCGCAGGAGGGTGCGAACGGTCACCTGGGGCGGCGACTCGGGGGGTGTGCTACTCATCCGTCTCCCGGGCTCGGGGGTTGGGCGACCCTATCCAGGGCCGACCGGAGTTCCGCGACCATGCTCGCCGCCGCCGGGATGCCGCCGTCGGCGAGGGTTTCCAGCAGCGCGCTGCCCACGACCACGCCGTCCGCGACGCGGCCCACGGCTCTGGCTTGCGCGGGCGTGGATATACCGAACCCCACCGCGACGGGCACGTCGGCCCTCGCCTTCAGGGACGCGACCGCGCTCTCGACCTCCGGCGGCAGATCCGCGCGCGCTCCGGTCACGCCGGTGCGCGATACGTAGTACAGGAACCCCTGCGCGCGCCGGGCTATCGCGGCGGCGCGCTCGGAAGGTGTGGTCGGGGCCACGAGTCGCACCAGGTCCAGCGCCGACGCCTCGAACTCGGCCTCGAGAACCGGGTCGGCGCCCAGCGGCAGGTCCGTCAGCAGCAACCCGGCCGCGCCGGCGGCGCTCGCGTCCCGCACGAACGCGCCCGGGCCGTAGCCCAGAAGCGGGTTCAGGTAGGTGAACAGCACCACCGGGCAATCGCCCTCGGCGGCGTACTCCGAGAGGGTCTCCAGAGCGGACTCCACGCCCGCGCCGGAGGCCAGCGCCTGCTGGGAGGTGCGCTGGATCGTCGGCCCATCCGCGAGCGGGTCGCTGAAAGGAATCCCCAGCTCGATCACGTCGGCGCCGGCTTCCTCCAGCGCCCGCATGAGCGGCAGCGTGGCGCCCGGGTCCGGGTAGCCGGCGGTGATGTAGGGGATCAGCGCGGCGCGTTGTTCGGCCCGCGCGCGCGCGAAGCGCCCACCGATGGCCGCGCGCGCAGCGCGGGTCCGGCGCGCGGACCGCTCCACGCCCGGCTTAGAGGAAGTACTCACCGACATCGATCCCGTACTTGTCGGGGTCGCTGGTCTTGACGATGGAACGCTTCGGGGTGCCCGTGGCGGGATCCAGCTCCGTCAGGTCCACGACCGGCGGGGTCGCATAGGCCACTCCGGCCGCATCGAATACCAGCTTGATGATCGGGCGATGGAGGGCCTGCGGATCCGTCGCGGCCTCGGTCACGATCCCCAGGTCTCCGGTGTCCAGGATGACGAGCGTTCCGACCGGGTACACGCCCATCGCGTTGATCAGCACCTTCACCAGGAGCGGGTCGTAGCCCCGCGTGGGGTTGTCACGCATCTCGCGCAGCACCTTGTCGGGCGGCCAGGGCACCGACTGGTAGCTGCGCTTGGAGGTGGCGGCGTCGAAGCCGTCGCACACCGCCACGATGCGGCTGAACAGCGCCGGCGCGCGCGGGCGCCGCGACCTGGGATAGCCGGTCAGGTCGTTCTTCATGTGGTGCTCGTAGGCCATCAGCATGGGGCGCAGCGGCAACTCGCCGAATCCCTGCATGTCGAAAAGGCTGAGCAGGCCCTCGGTGGGATGCTCCTGCATCTGGTGCCACTCGTCCTCGGTCAGGCCGCTCGTCTTCTTGGTGAGCTCGGCGTCGATGCGCATCTTGCCGATGTCGTGGAACAGCGCACCGAACCCCAGCTCGTAGAGTTGCCGCCTCTCCAGGCCCACCTTCTGGCCCATCACCACCGACAGGATGCACACGTTGACCGAGTGGGTGAACGTGTACTCGTCGTAGTCCCGCAGCGTGGTCATGCCCATGATCGAGGTCTCGTTCGCGATGACCTGATCCACGACCGCCTGCACGGCCCTCTTCACACGGCGCACCTTGACTGCGCGCCCCAGGCGCACGTCGGTCAGCACGTCCTGGGCGACCTGCACGCACTGGAAGTACGTGCGCTTGGCTTCCTCGCGTGCCTCGTCCTCCGGCCCATCGGTCTGGCTGTCGGACCGCACGACCACGCCGATCCCATGAACGGGAGCCGCGTCCAGGCGTTGGCGAAACGCCAGGTAGGGATCGTCCTCGTCTTCGGGCTCACGCATGAGCGCGGACAGGAACGCGCCCCACTCGGACCTGGTGACCGATGCCGCCACGTCGAATCCGCCCAGGTCGTGCCGCGGCAGCGCGGCCAGCAGGTACGAGATGGCCGCGATGCTGCCCATGTCCAAGCGCAACCGAGCCTCGTTCAGGAAGACGAAGTCACGCGTGACCCTCACCTCGAGGCCGCGCTCGCTGGCGAGCAGGGTGGTGGCCGCGCGCACCACGTCGTCGATCCCGTTCTGAACGGTGGCGTTTTCGAACGGGTACAGCCGCAGCCCCTGGCACGCCGTGTGGATCGCCGACACGAAGTGACGCCCCTCCTGCTGCAGGCGCTCCTCCGCCGCCTGGTCGCGGTCGGCCTGAGGCTCGCTCATGCCCCGCCCCTGCCCAGCGCGCGTGCTATGGCGTTCCGTACCACCGGGTCGTCGTCCTCCTGCGCGCTCTCCAGCGCTGACCGCGCCGCGGGCGCGCCGATCCTGCCCAGGCCGCGCGCGGCGCAGGCCCTGATGTCCGAGGAGCTCTTGCGACCGAGCATGCCTCGTCCGTTCAGCAGGCGGTCGAGCAAGGGCACCGCCTCGCCACCCGCCAGGTCGGCGTAGGTCTCGAACAGGGCCAGCTTCTCGGTAAGATCCAAGTCCGCCATGGACTTGTCCTCGAGCCTGGCCCGCACGTCCCCCGTAGCCGGCACGTAGCGCAGCGAGCCCAGGCCGCGCGCGGCCGCGACCCGAACGTCGCGGTCGTCGTCGCTCAGCGCGCGCCGCAGCGCCTCAATGCCCTCGCTCGAGGAAAGCGAACCGAGCGCGGTCGTCGCCGCCACCCGCACCGAGGCCTCGGGGTGATCGTTGAGCTGGGCGAGCCGCGACGCCGCCTGGCGCAGGCGCAACTCGCCCACCAGCCGCGCCGCTCCCGCCAGAACGCCCGCTTCGGGAGACTGCAGCAGGTCCATGACCTTTTCGGGGCTTTCCGCCGCAGCGCGAGCCATCGCCTCGGTGAGCTGCTCACGCAGCTCCTGCCTCGTGGCGGATTCCGACAAGGAGACCAGCGCCGGCAGCGCCGTGGGCCTCAGGTGCCCCAGCACGAGCGCGAGCTCCGCGGGTTCGGCCAGGATGGAGCCGTCCTCCAGCGCGGTGACGAGCTGGGCCACGCCCTCGGGGTCGCTCATGCGCTCGAAAATCCCCTCGGCCGTGGCCCTTTCAGCGGGGCCCAACAGGGCCGGTTCGGCCAGGACATCAGACAGCTCCTTGAGCAGCCCGGCGACGTGGCCTAGGTCTCCCCTGGCCAGGAGCAGCGGCACGAACTCCTGCAGGATGCCCAGAATTTCCGCCTGCCGGACCGGCTTGCGCCGCTCCTCCAACCGATCGAACAGGGCCGCCAGCACGGCCGCCGTGACGTCCCTCGTCCACTCGTGGTCGACCTGTTCCTTCAGCGTGTCCAACTCCGCCGCCGACAGGAAGTAGAGCGTCTCGGTGAACGTGCTCGGGTCGATCAGGCCGTCGGGACGCTCCGGTGGCGGCTCGGCCTGCTCGACGGCCTCATCCGTCCTGATCTCTTCGACCGGCACCTCTTCGGGCCCGCCACCGCTCGCCTCCGGCAGCGTTACGCCGTCGGAGAGCAGGTCCCGGTAAGCGTACTGGAGGTGGGTGAATTCCTTCTGCCACAAGAGCGTGATGACGTCGTCGCCCTCGCGGTCCACGGACCGCGCGTGGCGGATCAGCTCGAGGAAGTCCTCGATTTCGCCCTCGAAGCCGGGCTGCATGGTGAGGGAGTAGACGCCGTCGCGGAAAAACACGAACGACAGGCTGTCCCTCCCCTCCCCTGTCGGGAACGAGTGGGGGCCCCAGCGTAGGCTGTCGTTCTCCACGAAGAACTGGATCTCCGGCTCGTCCACGAAGTACCGCGCGAGCGCCTCCGACAACCCGTCGACGGTGCGCCGGTAGGCCGGGTTGTTGGGTTCGTAGAGCTGACGGGATTTGGCCGCCCTGGTCAGGAGCGTAACGAGCTCCCCTACCTGCTTGGCCGACCCGTCCTCGGCCCAGTTCCGTTCGTCGCTCTTGGTTTCGTCGATCATGTGCGGCCTACCGAGCCCGGCGCGCAGCGGCCACCTGCGGCATGTCCTTGTCACCGCGGCCCGACAAACACAAGACCACGGGCCCGGCGCCCCGCCACCGTTCTCCCTCGCGCAACACCCAGGCCACCGCGTGCGCCGACTCCAGCGCGCATATGATGCCCTCTGCGCGAGCCAGCGTCTCGAGTCCGCTGAGCGCCTCCGCGTCGGAGACGCTGTCGTAAGTCGCGCGCCCGGATTCCATCAGGTGAGCATGCTCGGGTCCCACACCAGGATAGTCCAATCCAGCCGAAATCGAGTGGGCCTCCAGGACCTGGCCGCCCCCGTCCTGCAGAAGATAGCTGAGGGAGCCGTGCAGCACCCCGGGGCTGCCGGCGGAAAGGGTCGCGGCGTGCTTGCCTTCGAGCCCTTCACCGGCCGCCTCGACGCCCACCAGCTCTACCGGCTCCTCGAGGAACGGATGGAAGATGCCCATCGCGTTGGAGCCTCCGCCCACGCACGCGACGATGGCGGCGGGCGGGCGCCCGAGCTGCTCGCGGGTTTCCCTGCCGATCACGGATTGCAGGTCCCGAACGATCCGCGGATACGGGGCCGGGCCCACCACCGAGCCGATGATGTAGTGGGTGTCCCGTACGTTCGTGACCCAGTCCCGGATCGCCTCGTTGGTGGCGTCCTTGAGCGTCCGGCTGCCGCTTTCCACGGGGCGCACCTCCGCCCCGAGCAGCTCCATGCGCTGCACGTTGAGCGCCTGGCGACGCATGTCCTCGACACCCATGTACACGACGCAGTCGAGCCCGAACAGGGCGCACACGGTGGCCGTGGCCACGCCGTGCTGACCCGCCCCGGTCTCGGCGATGATGCGACGCTTGCCCATGCGGCGCGCGAGCAGCGCCTGCCCTAGCGTGTTGTTGATCTTGTGCGCGCCCGTGTGGTTGAGGTCCTCGCGCTTGAGCCACAGCTCGATGCCGCCGGCGGCGTTCCCCAGCCGCTCGGCCCGGTACAGCGGCGTCGGCCGGCCCACGTAGGTCGCGGACAGGCCGTCGACCTCGGCCGTGAACGACGGGTCCGCGACGGCCGCGGCGTACGCCTCTTCGAGTTCCTCGAGCGCGGGGATGAGGGTCTCCGGCACGTAGCGCCCGCCGAACGCCCCGAAGCGACCTCGCTCGCCTTCAAGCGCCTCGCTGGAACGCGCCTCGGCGCTCACCGCGACCCCCCGTCCGAGGCGGGAGCCGCGCGCGCTCCGGAGGCCGCGGCGGCCGCGGCAATGAAGCGCTCCACCAGGACCGGATCCTTGCGACCCACCGCGAGCTCCACCCCGGAGCTCACGTCTACCACGTCGGGCCGCAGCGTCCGGATGGCCTGACCCACGTTGGCCGGCGCGAGCCCTCCGGCCGCGATGAGCAGCGCACCGGCGCCTCCGGGGGGCCACTCCCCAGCGGCGGCGGCCCAGTCGAAACGAGCCCCGGTTCCGCCGGGTGCCCGCGCGGAGAATCCGTCGAGCAGGATGCCCTGAGCCGCCTCGCTCCAGCGCTCCACGGCGCCCCGGACGTCTCCCGCGGCGCGCGGCGTCACCGCCTTCCACACCTCCAGGCCGTGCGCGGCCAGGTCGACGGCGGTGGCGACGGTTTCGGAGCCGTGGAGCTGGACGACGTCAAGTTCGAGCGCCGCGGCGAGGCGCAGCACGTGGTCGGCATCTGCGTCCACGAACACCCCCACCCGGCGACCTGCCTCGGCCCCGGCGAACACGTCGGCGGCGCGCGCGTCGTCCACCGAGCGCCGATACCCGGGCGTCAGCACCGTGCCCAGGTAGTGGGCCCCGGCCGCCGCCGCCACCGCGGCGTCTTGCGGGCGCATGAGCCCGCACACCTTCACCCGCACGAGGGCGCTCACGCGGCCCCGACTGCGGGCTCGTCCGCGCGCCTCCGACGCGGCCTCCCGACCAGGCCGCGCAGCGCCTCGTCGGGGTCCTCCGAGCGCATGAGCAGGCTACCGACGAGCACCGCGTGTACGCCCGCCTCGCCCAGGCGATCGACGTCGTCCGGGCCCGCAACGCCGCTCTCGCCCACCAGGGTTACGGACTCGGGCACGCGAGCGGCCAGCTCCACCACCCGCGCCAGGTCGGTACGGAAGGTGGCCAGGTCGCGGCTGTTCACGCCGATCAGCGCGGCGCCGGCGCCGAGGGCCCGCGCCAACTCGCCTTCGTCATGGACCTCGACCAGGGCGTCCACCTGCGCGTCCCGGGCGGCGTCGAGGAGCTCGCGCAGCCGGCCGTCGTCCAGAGCGCGCGCGATCAGCAGTACGGCATCCGCTCCTGCCGCGCGGGCCTCCACGATCTGGACCGGGTCCAGCGTGAAGTCCTTGCGCAGGATCGGCAGGTCGCACGCCGCGCGGGCGGCGCGCAGGTCCGCGATGGTGCCGCCGAAGTAACGCTCGTCTGTGAGGACGCTGAGCGCAGCCGCGCCGGCGGTCTCGTACCGGCAGCAGCGCTCCGCGGCATCCGAGTCGCGCGCCATCCAACCCTCGGACGGCGACCTGCGCTTGTGCTCGGCGATCACACCCACTCGGTCCGGCGCCCTCAAAGCCGCGGCGAAGCCCCTGGCCGGGCCGGAGGCCGCCGCGGCGACCTCCAACTCCGCCCGCCGCGAACGCAGGCGCGCCACTTCGCCAGCCTTGCTCTGCAGGATGTCACGCAACACGTCCATGAACCTTGCGCTTCGGTGTATCTTCGGTTACCGTGGTCTTCGGGCAATCTTCGGCCACGCGCGCGGGCAACAGCTCGCGCATACCCTCACGCCGGTGACGCCATGGCACTGACGAAGAGACAGAAGGAAATTCTCGACTTCTTGAGGGATTTCCTGACCGAGCGCGGCTATTCGCCCAGCTTCGAAGAGATCGCCGAGCAGTTCGGCTACTCCTCGCTGGCCACCGTCCACGAGCACCTCGAAAACTTGCGTGCCAAGGGATACATCCGAAAGGGGTACAACGAGAGCCGATCCGTTGAGCTCGTGCCCGAACAGCGGGACGATCTGGCGGTGTCCCTACCCCTACTCGGCAAGGTCGCAGCGGGTGCCCCCATCGAAGCCATCCGCACGGAGGATCCGGTGGATGTGCCGGCTACCATGCTGCGCCGCGGCGGGGAGAACTACGTGCTACGGGTCGAAGGGGACTCCATGATCGACGAACAGATCCGGGAGGGCGACCTGATCGTGGTCAATTCGCGCCGAACCGCGAACAACGGTGAGATGGTCGTCGCGCTCGTCGAGGGTGAAAACGCGACCGTGAAGAAGTTCTACCGTGAGGGCACCGGGAAGGTGCGCCTGCAGCCCGCCAACCAGACCATGGCGCCGATGTTCTATCCGGAGCAGTCGGTGCGGGTGCAGGGAATCGTCGTCGGCCTCATCCGGAGCTACTGATGCCAGCGCACAAGCCCTTCATCGTGGGACGCCGCAAGGGAGCCTCGGTTTCGGTATGGCTGTCCAGGTCCGGCGTTTCTCCGCCTGCCACGGAGGCGTTCCCCTGGCGGATCGCGGCGGTGGTCCAGGGGCCGACCCTGTCCGCGCGGCGAACTCAGGCCTCGGCCGATGCCCCCCGGAGTCTATCCAGGGCCTCCGCTCCCGTCGCGTCGAGCAGAGCTTGCATGGCGCTCTCCACGGCCGCGCCGAGCGTGGGAGCCTGTCCGGCCACGTAGATAGCCGCTCCGGCGTTCAGGGCCACCGCCGCGTTCTGCGTGGGGGTGCCCTTCCCTTGCAGCACGCGCGCCACCGTACGGGCATTCTCGCGGGGCTCGCCGCCGCCCAGTTCGGTCGGATCCAACGACTCCCAGCCGAAGTCCACGGGCTCCACCGCGTAGGCCCGCACGCCCTCGGGGTCCACCTCCCGAACCTCGGTCCTCCCCAGAGGGCTGAGCTCGTCCAGGCCCGGGGCGCCGTGCACCACCAGCGCGCGCTCGTGCTCCAACTGGTGAAGCCCCCCGGCGACGAGGTCGAGCAGCGCCGGATCGGACACGCCCACTACCTGCCGTCGAACTCCAGCCGGATTGGTGAGCGGTCCGAGCAGGTTCATGATCGTGAACATCCCCAACTCGCGCCTGATCGGACCGACATGGCGCATGGCCGGGTGCATGAGCGGCGCGAACATGAAGACGATGCCGGCGCGCTCGAGTACGCGAGCCATCGCCTCCGGGGACATGTCGATGCGCACGCCCAGTTCCTCGAGCACGTCCGCGCTGCCGCACCTGGACGTGAAGGATCGGTTGCCGTGCTTCGCCACCGGCACGCCCGCGCCGGCGGCCACGAGCGCCGCCGCGGTGGAGATGTTGAACGTGGTCAGGGCGCCGCCCCCGGTCCCCGCCGTGTCCACCAGGCCGCTCGGATCCGGAATGGGCAGCCGCACCATGGCGCGCCTGAGCGCGCGCACGCCACCGGCAACTTCGGCCGGTGCCTCGCCTTTGGCGCGCAGAGCCACCAGCAGGCCCGCGGTGAGCGAGGGCGTAGCTTCTCCCCGCATGACCACCGCGAAGGCCGCCTCCGCTTCGGCGGCGCTCAGGTCCCGTCCGGCGGTCACGCTCGCCACGAGTTCGGCCAGATTCGCCTGGCTCGGCCTTGTCTCGCCGGGGGCGTTCACCGGTCCGTCCGGGCGCGCCCGTCACAGTGAACCGTCGCGCCGACCGGTCCGAGATGGAGCAGCCGGGGATCGAGCCCCGCGGCGGCCCACGCCGACCGCGTGCGCACGGGTGGCTCCAACGGATCCTCGTCGGTGAGGCGGAACGTCCCCCAGTGGATCCCCAGACACGCGCCGACGCCGCCCAGGTCGAGGTAGGCCTGCACGGCCTCTTCGGGGTTCATGTGGGCCGCGGCCATGAACCAGCGCGGCTCGTACGCGCCCACCGGGAGCGCCGCCAGGTCGAGCGGGCCCAGAGCTCGCCCGATCTCACCGAAGCCGGCGAAGTACCCGGAGTCACCTCCGTAATAGACCGCGCGACCCGCCGGGGTGGTGAACGCCCACGACGCCCACAGGCGGTGCTCCCGCCCGAAAGCCTGGCGCTGGGACCAGTGCCGGGAGGGCAGCGCGTGAGCCC
This region includes:
- the panC gene encoding pantoate--beta-alanine ligase; amino-acid sequence: MRIADTIAGVRALVEEERAEGASLALVPTMGSLHEGHLSLVDHAREVAARVVLSIFVNPLQFGPDEDLDRYPRDLDRDVEIARERGVDAVFAPASAEMYPGGPPLVTVAPGPLADRLCGATRPGHFRGVLTLVAKLFQIVRPDVAVFGRKDYQQAVLVRWMARDLDMEVRVDLAPIVREADGLALSSRNALLAPAERASARSLSAGLFAARDAFSGGETGGARLERIVREEIESRANMEAQYVELVHPDTLERAAVAAPGCVLAVAAFAGATRLIDNVEL
- the panB gene encoding 3-methyl-2-oxobutanoate hydroxymethyltransferase, producing the protein MSSTPPESPPQVTVRTLLRMKEEGRAIVCLTAYDALFGRLLDESDVDVILVGDSLGQVVCGFDSTIPVTLDAMIHHASAVRRGVSRALLVVDMPFLTFQVSPADTIRNAGRVMQETGAQAVKLEGGGVAVVEHIRALVEAGIPVMGHLGLTPQSVHALGGYRVQGRGEEDAARIRAEAAALEDAGCFSVVLELLPRALAGEVTRALEIPTIGIGAGPDVDGQVLVLHDMLGLNEGFEPKFLRRFGRLGEAARAAVTAYAQAVRSGEYPEDQHSFD
- the trpA gene encoding tryptophan synthase subunit alpha, whose protein sequence is MSTSSKPGVERSARRTRAARAAIGGRFARARAEQRAALIPYITAGYPDPGATLPLMRALEEAGADVIELGIPFSDPLADGPTIQRTSQQALASGAGVESALETLSEYAAEGDCPVVLFTYLNPLLGYGPGAFVRDASAAGAAGLLLTDLPLGADPVLEAEFEASALDLVRLVAPTTPSERAAAIARRAQGFLYYVSRTGVTGARADLPPEVESAVASLKARADVPVAVGFGISTPAQARAVGRVADGVVVGSALLETLADGGIPAAASMVAELRSALDRVAQPPSPGDG
- a CDS encoding HD domain-containing phosphohydrolase, whose protein sequence is MSEPQADRDQAAEERLQQEGRHFVSAIHTACQGLRLYPFENATVQNGIDDVVRAATTLLASERGLEVRVTRDFVFLNEARLRLDMGSIAAISYLLAALPRHDLGGFDVAASVTRSEWGAFLSALMREPEDEDDPYLAFRQRLDAAPVHGIGVVVRSDSQTDGPEDEAREEAKRTYFQCVQVAQDVLTDVRLGRAVKVRRVKRAVQAVVDQVIANETSIMGMTTLRDYDEYTFTHSVNVCILSVVMGQKVGLERRQLYELGFGALFHDIGKMRIDAELTKKTSGLTEDEWHQMQEHPTEGLLSLFDMQGFGELPLRPMLMAYEHHMKNDLTGYPRSRRPRAPALFSRIVAVCDGFDAATSKRSYQSVPWPPDKVLREMRDNPTRGYDPLLVKVLINAMGVYPVGTLVILDTGDLGIVTEAATDPQALHRPIIKLVFDAAGVAYATPPVVDLTELDPATGTPKRSIVKTSDPDKYGIDVGEYFL
- a CDS encoding HEAT repeat domain-containing protein, whose amino-acid sequence is MIDETKSDERNWAEDGSAKQVGELVTLLTRAAKSRQLYEPNNPAYRRTVDGLSEALARYFVDEPEIQFFVENDSLRWGPHSFPTGEGRDSLSFVFFRDGVYSLTMQPGFEGEIEDFLELIRHARSVDREGDDVITLLWQKEFTHLQYAYRDLLSDGVTLPEASGGGPEEVPVEEIRTDEAVEQAEPPPERPDGLIDPSTFTETLYFLSAAELDTLKEQVDHEWTRDVTAAVLAALFDRLEERRKPVRQAEILGILQEFVPLLLARGDLGHVAGLLKELSDVLAEPALLGPAERATAEGIFERMSDPEGVAQLVTALEDGSILAEPAELALVLGHLRPTALPALVSLSESATRQELREQLTEAMARAAAESPEKVMDLLQSPEAGVLAGAARLVGELRLRQAASRLAQLNDHPEASVRVAATTALGSLSSSEGIEALRRALSDDDRDVRVAAARGLGSLRYVPATGDVRARLEDKSMADLDLTEKLALFETYADLAGGEAVPLLDRLLNGRGMLGRKSSSDIRACAARGLGRIGAPAARSALESAQEDDDPVVRNAIARALGRGGA
- the trpB gene encoding tryptophan synthase subunit beta produces the protein MSAEARSSEALEGERGRFGAFGGRYVPETLIPALEELEEAYAAAVADPSFTAEVDGLSATYVGRPTPLYRAERLGNAAGGIELWLKREDLNHTGAHKINNTLGQALLARRMGKRRIIAETGAGQHGVATATVCALFGLDCVVYMGVEDMRRQALNVQRMELLGAEVRPVESGSRTLKDATNEAIRDWVTNVRDTHYIIGSVVGPAPYPRIVRDLQSVIGRETREQLGRPPAAIVACVGGGSNAMGIFHPFLEEPVELVGVEAAGEGLEGKHAATLSAGSPGVLHGSLSYLLQDGGGQVLEAHSISAGLDYPGVGPEHAHLMESGRATYDSVSDAEALSGLETLARAEGIICALESAHAVAWVLREGERWRGAGPVVLCLSGRGDKDMPQVAAARRAR
- a CDS encoding phosphoribosylanthranilate isomerase, which translates into the protein MSALVRVKVCGLMRPQDAAVAAAAGAHYLGTVLTPGYRRSVDDARAADVFAGAEAGRRVGVFVDADADHVLRLAAALELDVVQLHGSETVATAVDLAAHGLEVWKAVTPRAAGDVRGAVERWSEAAQGILLDGFSARAPGGTGARFDWAAAAGEWPPGGAGALLIAAGGLAPANVGQAIRTLRPDVVDVSSGVELAVGRKDPVLVERFIAAAAAASGARAAPASDGGSR
- the trpC gene encoding indole-3-glycerol phosphate synthase TrpC, producing MDVLRDILQSKAGEVARLRSRRAELEVAAAASGPARGFAAALRAPDRVGVIAEHKRRSPSEGWMARDSDAAERCCRYETAGAAALSVLTDERYFGGTIADLRAARAACDLPILRKDFTLDPVQIVEARAAGADAVLLIARALDDGRLRELLDAARDAQVDALVEVHDEGELARALGAGAALIGVNSRDLATFRTDLARVVELAARVPESVTLVGESGVAGPDDVDRLGEAGVHAVLVGSLLMRSEDPDEALRGLVGRPRRRRADEPAVGAA
- the lexA gene encoding transcriptional repressor LexA — protein: MALTKRQKEILDFLRDFLTERGYSPSFEEIAEQFGYSSLATVHEHLENLRAKGYIRKGYNESRSVELVPEQRDDLAVSLPLLGKVAAGAPIEAIRTEDPVDVPATMLRRGGENYVLRVEGDSMIDEQIREGDLIVVNSRRTANNGEMVVALVEGENATVKKFYREGTGKVRLQPANQTMAPMFYPEQSVRVQGIVVGLIRSY
- the trpD gene encoding anthranilate phosphoribosyltransferase, yielding MNAPGETRPSQANLAELVASVTAGRDLSAAEAEAAFAVVMRGEATPSLTAGLLVALRAKGEAPAEVAGGVRALRRAMVRLPIPDPSGLVDTAGTGGGALTTFNISTAAALVAAGAGVPVAKHGNRSFTSRCGSADVLEELGVRIDMSPEAMARVLERAGIVFMFAPLMHPAMRHVGPIRRELGMFTIMNLLGPLTNPAGVRRQVVGVSDPALLDLVAGGLHQLEHERALVVHGAPGLDELSPLGRTEVREVDPEGVRAYAVEPVDFGWESLDPTELGGGEPRENARTVARVLQGKGTPTQNAAVALNAGAAIYVAGQAPTLGAAVESAMQALLDATGAEALDRLRGASAEA